A single genomic interval of Streptomyces sp. 1222.5 harbors:
- a CDS encoding RNA polymerase sigma factor: protein MQDQAPMEDLARRAAAGDSAALDRLLTEIRPEVVRRCARFLPCREDAEEAAQDVLLQVARHVTAFEGRSRFGTWLYTVVANCCRQKYRELKRRAAEQPAAIEPSHAVDPRTTSVIAGSRVDLLEALDRLEREHPHLVAPLVYRDICQLDYAEVAERVGIPLGTLKSRLHEARKQVRPWLTAS from the coding sequence GTGCAGGACCAGGCGCCCATGGAGGACCTCGCCCGGCGGGCCGCCGCGGGCGACAGCGCAGCCCTGGACCGGCTGCTGACCGAGATCCGGCCCGAGGTCGTGCGCCGCTGCGCGCGCTTCCTGCCCTGCCGGGAGGACGCCGAGGAGGCCGCCCAGGACGTGCTGCTCCAGGTGGCCCGGCACGTCACCGCCTTCGAGGGCCGCAGCCGCTTCGGCACCTGGCTGTACACCGTGGTCGCCAACTGCTGCCGGCAGAAGTACCGCGAGCTGAAGCGGCGGGCCGCCGAACAGCCCGCCGCCATCGAGCCCTCGCACGCCGTCGACCCCCGCACCACCAGCGTCATCGCCGGTTCCCGGGTGGACCTGCTGGAGGCGCTGGACCGCCTGGAGCGGGAGCATCCGCACCTGGTGGCGCCGCTGGTCTACCGGGACATCTGCCAGCTGGACTACGCCGAGGTCGCCGAGCGCGTGGGCATACCGCTCGGCACCCTCAAGTCCCGCCTGCACGAGGCCCGCAAGCAGGTACGGCCCTGGCTGACGGCTTCCTGA
- a CDS encoding serine/threonine-protein kinase, giving the protein MHSLERIGRYRLERPLGTGAFATVWLAHDPELQAPVAVKVLAENWAHRLDIRERFLSEARLLRRAGSNRVVQVYDIGELPDGRPYFVMEYADGGTLADLLRGGPLPVPDALALTAEAARSAAALHEAGIVHRDIKPTNVLLHTAPDGTRRVLLADLGLAKSLAQASVLTLAAGSAGYQPPEQAEPGEGIDERADVYSLGAVGYELVTGTVPGPPGKVVPPRRLRPDLGEGVERVLSRALEPDRERRWPGAQAFAHELDRLAAGPPAVGHARRLDGVRGRLNAVTLAVAAVLAATAAAVAVTVFVQRDGGAPDDGVRVTDATGRVAVRVPAGWGRELRDSGWDPRALGLKAGHEPALVVADDLSRWPDLKAAVDGVFVGVSRHGDVAAEVKALEHAGCRYSGSRTFADADWHGPVRVWSGCPDGGSVTESALSPAGGAARPQVYVQVRQRGAGDATDGILRSLRVS; this is encoded by the coding sequence ATGCACTCCCTGGAGCGGATCGGCCGCTACCGCCTCGAACGGCCGCTGGGCACCGGCGCCTTCGCCACGGTGTGGCTCGCCCACGATCCCGAGCTGCAGGCCCCGGTCGCCGTGAAGGTCCTCGCCGAGAACTGGGCGCACCGGCTCGACATCCGGGAGCGGTTCCTGTCCGAGGCGCGACTGCTGCGGCGGGCCGGTTCGAACCGGGTGGTGCAGGTCTACGACATCGGTGAACTCCCCGACGGCCGACCGTACTTCGTGATGGAGTACGCCGACGGCGGCACCCTGGCCGATCTGCTGCGCGGCGGACCGCTGCCGGTGCCGGACGCGCTGGCGCTGACGGCCGAGGCCGCGCGCAGCGCCGCCGCGCTGCACGAGGCCGGCATCGTGCACCGGGACATCAAGCCGACCAACGTGCTGCTGCACACCGCCCCGGACGGCACCAGGCGGGTGCTGCTGGCCGACCTGGGACTGGCGAAGAGCCTCGCGCAGGCCTCCGTACTGACCCTGGCGGCGGGCTCGGCGGGCTACCAGCCGCCGGAGCAGGCCGAGCCCGGCGAGGGCATCGACGAGCGGGCCGACGTCTACAGCCTGGGTGCGGTGGGCTACGAACTGGTCACCGGGACGGTGCCGGGGCCGCCGGGGAAGGTGGTGCCGCCCCGGCGGCTGCGGCCGGACCTCGGCGAGGGCGTGGAGCGGGTGCTGTCGCGCGCGCTGGAGCCCGACCGGGAGCGACGCTGGCCGGGCGCGCAGGCGTTCGCGCACGAGCTGGACCGGCTGGCGGCGGGGCCGCCCGCGGTGGGCCACGCGCGGCGGCTTGACGGGGTACGCGGCCGGCTGAACGCCGTGACGCTGGCGGTCGCCGCGGTCCTCGCGGCCACCGCCGCGGCGGTGGCCGTCACCGTGTTCGTCCAGCGGGACGGCGGCGCGCCGGACGACGGGGTGCGGGTCACGGACGCCACCGGCCGGGTCGCCGTCCGGGTGCCCGCCGGCTGGGGCCGGGAGCTGCGCGACTCCGGCTGGGACCCGCGCGCGCTCGGCCTGAAGGCGGGGCACGAGCCGGCTCTGGTGGTGGCCGACGACCTGTCCCGCTGGCCGGATCTGAAGGCGGCTGTCGACGGCGTGTTCGTGGGGGTGAGCCGGCACGGCGACGTGGCCGCCGAGGTGAAGGCCCTCGAGCACGCCGGCTGCCGCTACTCCGGCAGCCGCACCTTCGCAGACGCCGACTGGCACGGGCCGGTCCGGGTCTGGAGCGGCTGCCCGGACGGCGGTTCGGTCACGGAGTCCGCGCTGTCCCCGGCGGGCGGCGCGGCGCGGCCGCAGGTGTACGTGCAGGTGCGGCAGCGGGGTGCCGGGGACGCCACCGACGGCATACTCCGTTCGCTGCGGGTGTCCTGA
- a CDS encoding DUF4232 domain-containing protein — MVYTPRSTRHGALLVGTVAVLGLLTACGNGKDVHSDPPVTASGTAAPATDASKSPAPATSGTSAAASTPTRSSASSAPAATASPGGGKTTAAGSRCHTSELGASVGRNDPGAGQENFPLVLTNKSARTCTLRGYPGAAFVDGSGTQLGPDPRREPGSPVTVTLKPGQSAWAGLTFSNPEISGAKTGAPASLLLTPPDELDHLTVAWSGGPVPVSGNSSSVSLSVLAPGTGP; from the coding sequence ATGGTGTACACCCCCCGGTCCACGCGGCACGGGGCCCTGCTCGTGGGCACGGTCGCCGTGCTGGGCCTCCTGACCGCCTGCGGCAACGGCAAGGACGTCCACAGCGATCCGCCCGTCACGGCGTCCGGTACGGCCGCGCCCGCGACGGACGCCTCGAAGAGCCCGGCCCCCGCCACGTCCGGCACGTCCGCCGCGGCCTCCACGCCGACCCGCTCCTCCGCGTCGTCGGCCCCGGCGGCGACCGCGTCCCCGGGCGGCGGGAAGACCACGGCGGCGGGTTCCCGCTGCCACACCTCCGAACTGGGTGCCTCCGTGGGCCGCAACGACCCGGGCGCCGGCCAGGAGAACTTCCCGCTGGTCCTCACCAACAAGTCCGCCCGGACCTGCACCCTGCGCGGCTATCCCGGTGCGGCCTTCGTCGACGGGTCGGGCACCCAGCTGGGCCCCGACCCCCGCCGTGAGCCGGGCTCGCCGGTGACGGTCACCCTCAAGCCGGGGCAGAGCGCCTGGGCCGGACTGACCTTCTCGAACCCGGAGATCAGCGGGGCGAAGACGGGCGCGCCCGCCTCGCTGCTCCTCACCCCGCCGGACGAGCTGGACCACCTGACGGTGGCCTGGTCGGGCGGACCGGTGCCGGTGTCCGGCAACTCCTCGTCCGTCTCCCTCTCCGTCCTCGCCCCCGGCACCGGCCCCTGA
- a CDS encoding universal stress protein: MRVIAWLVEGTWPSCVDAVRTHAPPAAEVVLLHVSGPDVPGLAHGAFAGLLGRGHPERDPGDLVEALGGSSAAELLDAAAGRLGRPCVREERAGRVEREVVDAAEGADLLVLARDGDRSRLGPKSLGPAVRFAVDHAPCPVLLVWPEPAPGLATIPPPPPHHPH, from the coding sequence ATGCGTGTGATCGCCTGGCTCGTCGAGGGCACCTGGCCCTCCTGCGTGGACGCCGTGCGCACGCACGCGCCGCCGGCCGCCGAGGTGGTGCTGCTGCACGTCAGCGGTCCCGACGTGCCCGGGCTCGCGCACGGCGCGTTCGCGGGCCTGCTCGGCCGCGGCCACCCGGAGCGGGATCCCGGGGATCTGGTCGAGGCCCTCGGCGGGAGTTCGGCCGCCGAACTCCTCGACGCGGCGGCCGGCCGGCTCGGCCGCCCCTGTGTGCGCGAGGAGCGGGCGGGCCGGGTCGAGCGGGAGGTGGTGGACGCGGCCGAGGGTGCCGATCTGCTGGTGCTGGCCCGGGACGGGGACCGGTCGCGGCTCGGTCCGAAGAGCCTCGGTCCGGCCGTCCGGTTCGCGGTCGACCACGCGCCCTGCCCGGTGCTGCTGGTGTGGCCGGAACCGGCTCCCGGGCTGGCGACGATCCCGCCGCCACCGCCGCACCACCCCCACTGA
- a CDS encoding ricin-type beta-trefoil lectin domain protein has translation MSQHAGRNAAVNEAGLSDEQLSAELKKWTGATPALHPVGELLDRHWEAAFAYARLCADNPRAAGMLTTAAFTRLFGASIRQGGPTAAWRPHVLVTIRRIASEWASDGRQELLHPGLRSADGTGGRAAARLLPPSGRRLLSGAFQRVPPTSRAVLWHTEVEAEPPAVPAALLGLEEEDVRVELRRARERLREECLQVHRELAPEAECGRYLRMLDVTYRRGGAEVDPDLREHLSRCTHCSRTADQLARFNGGLGLALAEAVLGWGARPYVESRAYGAEAPAAPVPAPASVIAPPAGESFTAAGTAMSGGSATPAASMTSAESAAPAGPTGTGSTTPAGRTAAGETSVSPRSAHRAARRARRRNLTLAVVTVSGLVALPLVLWAVLGSGDSPDPHPGGTPSRTPGKDSASPDTSWAAAPATGQGALHGALHNVASGLCVGVVGGKAVKGAETELTACSATPERQWTYETDGLLRSDADPGLCLDSHLGYSVRLAPCTATGRSGRNIRYDFTLQGALVPRWNQELALTPAATDGSGALVLKTRATGDAQRWTIDTVKPELRMQNVNWGDDDGPSRTPAPRPTISGSTRKTASPSPTPTASRSTPTPTASTTTDPCAAHPYYCGGSGDYGGGRRHHH, from the coding sequence GTGAATGAGGCAGGCCTGTCGGACGAACAACTCAGTGCCGAACTGAAGAAGTGGACGGGGGCCACGCCTGCCCTCCATCCGGTCGGGGAACTCCTCGACCGGCACTGGGAGGCCGCCTTCGCCTACGCCCGGCTGTGCGCCGACAACCCGCGGGCCGCCGGGATGCTCACCACCGCCGCCTTCACCCGGTTGTTCGGCGCGTCGATCCGGCAGGGCGGCCCTACCGCGGCCTGGCGGCCCCACGTGCTCGTCACCATCCGCCGGATCGCGTCCGAGTGGGCCTCCGACGGCCGCCAGGAACTCCTCCACCCGGGCCTGCGGTCGGCCGACGGCACCGGCGGTCGCGCCGCCGCCCGGCTGCTGCCGCCGTCCGGCCGGCGGCTGCTGTCCGGCGCCTTCCAGCGCGTGCCCCCGACCTCCCGTGCCGTCCTGTGGCACACCGAGGTCGAGGCCGAGCCCCCGGCGGTGCCGGCCGCCCTGCTCGGGCTGGAGGAGGAGGACGTCCGCGTCGAACTGCGCCGGGCTCGCGAGCGGTTGCGCGAGGAGTGCCTCCAGGTCCACCGCGAACTCGCCCCCGAGGCCGAGTGCGGACGCTATCTGCGCATGCTCGACGTCACCTACCGGCGCGGCGGCGCGGAGGTCGACCCCGACCTGCGCGAGCACCTGTCCCGGTGCACCCACTGCAGCCGTACCGCCGACCAGCTCGCCCGGTTCAACGGGGGGCTGGGGCTCGCGCTCGCCGAGGCGGTGCTCGGCTGGGGCGCCCGCCCCTACGTGGAGTCCCGGGCGTACGGCGCGGAGGCACCGGCCGCACCGGTCCCCGCCCCCGCCTCCGTCATCGCGCCCCCGGCCGGCGAGTCCTTCACGGCCGCCGGAACGGCGATGTCCGGCGGATCCGCGACCCCCGCCGCCTCCATGACCTCCGCCGAATCCGCCGCGCCGGCCGGCCCGACCGGCACCGGATCCACCACGCCCGCCGGCCGGACCGCCGCCGGTGAAACCTCCGTGTCCCCCCGTTCCGCGCACCGTGCCGCCCGCCGCGCCCGCCGCCGCAACCTCACCCTGGCCGTCGTCACCGTCAGCGGCCTCGTCGCCCTGCCCCTGGTGCTGTGGGCGGTGCTCGGCTCCGGTGACTCCCCGGACCCCCACCCCGGAGGCACCCCCTCCCGGACGCCGGGCAAGGACTCCGCGTCCCCGGACACGTCCTGGGCCGCCGCACCCGCCACCGGCCAGGGCGCCCTGCACGGCGCACTGCACAACGTCGCCTCCGGCCTGTGCGTCGGAGTCGTCGGCGGCAAGGCCGTCAAGGGCGCCGAGACCGAACTCACCGCCTGCTCCGCGACACCGGAGCGGCAGTGGACGTACGAGACCGACGGACTGCTGCGCAGCGACGCCGATCCCGGTCTGTGTCTCGACTCCCACCTCGGCTACTCGGTCCGTCTCGCCCCCTGCACGGCCACCGGCCGTTCCGGCAGGAACATCCGCTACGACTTCACCCTCCAGGGAGCCCTGGTCCCGCGCTGGAACCAGGAGCTGGCCCTCACCCCGGCCGCCACCGACGGCTCCGGCGCCCTCGTCCTCAAGACCCGGGCCACCGGCGACGCACAGCGCTGGACCATCGACACCGTCAAGCCCGAACTGCGGATGCAGAACGTCAACTGGGGCGACGACGACGGCCCTTCGCGCACCCCCGCCCCCCGGCCCACCATCTCCGGGAGCACCCGGAAGACGGCGTCACCGAGTCCGACGCCCACCGCGAGCCGGTCCACCCCCACGCCGACGGCGTCCACGACCACCGACCCCTGTGCCGCGCACCCCTACTACTGCGGCGGGAGCGGGGACTACGGCGGCGGCAGACGTCACCACCACTGA